One genomic window of Acidobacteriota bacterium includes the following:
- a CDS encoding carboxypeptidase regulatory-like domain-containing protein → MKNSFDKRQTGRLRTAVCALLLSCVFSVIQATAQVTTADIVGTVTDNSGAVLPNAKVTVTNLGTNSARNVTTDESGAYTFNLLPIGVYSVKVEAAGFKSFAVANVTLVAGDRTRVDAKMEVGATSETVSVTADASVLQTDTSTVGTAITGKLVQDLPLNGRNYIALALLAPGVSAGPPNGLATGTRPDERRLNSSFSVNGQDPILNNNMIDGMDNNERIIGTIGVRPSIDAIQEFKVQTNLYSAEISRTSGGVVNILTKSGTNSFHGSLFEFVRNDKFDANGNYNFTGNAAAQLPKQKFRQNQYGGSIGGPIIKDRTFFFGDYEKLSIRQGIAIVATVPTAKQRIGDFSENCTAGFNAQGICANAAQQINLVNALGTAPLGAVPFNRLDVAPYAALRDPLALKLAALYPLPTSGGLNVANYASSPVRPQDATTFDGRVDHRFNDKTNFFGRYSFNDITTVQPTGFPDAGGINPGGLFAFAGPNETRAQNIQLNLVRTIRPNLLFEGKVGYLRLAIQSKTINDGKNTANDLGFPCNAVSCVNIGDNQTFGLPRVLIQGFQELGDAIFVPLLQFDNTYQYNGALTWTKGAHNLKFGASLIRRQFSLVQSARPRGEFTFNATAGNAPAPLNFGLANFIAGAPVTIIRQASLYKPGYRAWEVGAYVQDDWRLNKWLTLNVGARYDIYTAKTEQYNRLSNFDPATSTILVAGQNGVGNTAGIATDYGSLAPRFGFAATLGHGMVLRGGLGLSFFQNDTTSAAALKNIPLTSALTCGTSTTGNYANNNCPAGIGTLSQGVPRPLAASGFPTVNGVLNLAAVPPSTLAAIDLKFQTSYNLQYNVVLEKQFGNNVMSVGYVGTRGYDLAMNLPDINRALPSGSATANPRPFAATAPRVTTIGYFTASGTSTYHALQLSFNRRFGKGLSLTSGYNFGNSHDNVTGLGTSTGGYGNLIGPLAGAIENVRKYDWAVSDFNVRHRFSFGANYELPFGKSLKGATGAVLGGWQTNGSLTWQTGLPFTVTDQTAVSGIIGGGGERPNLVSSNIRVSNPTVGTGGQFLDVAAFALPAAFTLGNAPRNVGVGPRQSIINASLFKTFKLYEGWNLQFRTEVFNLPNHPVFGQPNTAFGNAAFGKITTTAGVYAPRQIQFALKLLF, encoded by the coding sequence ATGAAAAACTCCTTTGATAAACGACAAACCGGCAGGCTGAGGACGGCGGTCTGCGCCTTGCTGCTCAGTTGCGTGTTCAGCGTTATCCAGGCCACGGCGCAAGTCACGACCGCTGACATCGTCGGCACCGTCACCGACAACTCAGGCGCGGTGCTGCCCAATGCCAAAGTCACCGTCACCAATCTGGGGACGAATAGCGCGCGCAACGTCACGACCGATGAATCGGGCGCGTATACATTCAACTTGCTGCCCATCGGCGTTTACTCGGTCAAGGTCGAGGCGGCGGGCTTCAAGAGCTTTGCGGTCGCCAACGTTACGCTGGTGGCCGGTGACCGCACGCGCGTGGACGCCAAAATGGAAGTCGGCGCGACCTCTGAAACTGTGAGTGTCACGGCGGACGCTTCGGTGTTGCAGACCGATACTTCGACCGTCGGCACGGCCATCACCGGCAAGCTGGTGCAGGACTTGCCGCTCAACGGACGCAATTACATCGCGCTGGCGCTGCTCGCGCCGGGCGTGAGCGCGGGGCCGCCGAATGGCTTGGCGACGGGTACGCGGCCTGATGAGCGCCGGTTGAATTCGTCGTTTTCCGTCAACGGGCAAGACCCGATTCTGAACAACAACATGATTGACGGGATGGACAACAACGAACGCATCATCGGCACGATTGGCGTGCGGCCTTCGATTGACGCGATTCAGGAATTCAAAGTCCAGACCAACTTGTATAGCGCCGAAATCTCGCGCACGTCGGGCGGCGTCGTGAACATCCTGACCAAGTCGGGCACCAATAGTTTTCACGGCTCGCTGTTTGAATTCGTGCGCAACGACAAATTCGATGCGAACGGCAATTACAACTTCACGGGCAATGCCGCTGCGCAATTGCCGAAACAGAAGTTTCGCCAGAATCAATACGGCGGCAGCATTGGCGGCCCGATCATCAAAGACCGCACATTTTTCTTTGGCGATTATGAAAAGTTGAGCATTCGGCAAGGCATTGCGATTGTCGCCACCGTGCCGACGGCCAAACAACGCATCGGCGATTTTTCAGAAAACTGCACGGCGGGTTTCAATGCGCAAGGCATTTGCGCGAACGCGGCGCAGCAAATCAATCTGGTCAATGCGTTAGGAACGGCACCGCTCGGCGCCGTGCCGTTCAATCGGCTTGACGTAGCGCCTTATGCGGCGTTGCGCGATCCGCTGGCGTTGAAACTGGCGGCGCTTTATCCGCTGCCGACCAGCGGTGGACTGAACGTGGCGAATTACGCCTCGTCGCCGGTGCGTCCGCAAGACGCTACGACCTTTGATGGCCGCGTAGACCATCGTTTCAACGACAAAACCAATTTCTTTGGCCGCTATTCGTTCAACGACATCACGACCGTGCAACCGACGGGGTTCCCCGACGCGGGCGGCATCAATCCGGGCGGGCTGTTCGCCTTTGCCGGACCGAATGAAACGCGCGCGCAAAACATCCAACTCAACCTGGTGCGCACGATTCGCCCGAACCTGTTGTTTGAAGGCAAGGTCGGTTATTTGCGGCTGGCGATTCAATCCAAGACGATCAATGACGGCAAGAACACGGCGAATGATTTGGGCTTCCCGTGCAACGCCGTGAGTTGCGTGAACATTGGCGACAATCAAACGTTCGGCTTGCCGCGCGTGCTCATTCAGGGCTTTCAGGAATTGGGCGACGCGATCTTTGTGCCGCTGCTGCAATTCGACAACACCTACCAATACAACGGCGCGTTGACGTGGACAAAAGGCGCGCACAACCTCAAATTCGGCGCGAGTCTGATTCGCCGTCAATTCTCGCTGGTGCAAAGCGCGCGTCCGCGCGGCGAATTCACTTTCAACGCAACGGCGGGCAATGCGCCCGCGCCGCTCAATTTCGGGCTGGCGAATTTCATCGCGGGCGCACCCGTCACCATCATTCGCCAAGCCAGTCTTTACAAGCCGGGCTATCGCGCCTGGGAAGTCGGCGCTTACGTGCAGGACGATTGGCGTCTGAACAAATGGCTGACGCTCAATGTGGGCGCGCGTTATGACATTTACACCGCAAAGACCGAGCAATATAACCGGCTGTCGAATTTCGATCCGGCGACTTCGACGATTTTGGTCGCGGGTCAGAACGGCGTGGGCAACACGGCGGGCATTGCGACTGATTACGGCAGTCTCGCGCCGCGTTTCGGTTTCGCCGCCACGTTGGGCCACGGCATGGTGTTGCGCGGCGGCCTGGGACTGAGCTTCTTCCAGAACGATACGACTTCGGCGGCGGCGCTCAAGAACATTCCGCTGACCAGCGCGCTGACCTGTGGAACTTCGACGACCGGCAATTACGCCAATAACAATTGCCCGGCGGGCATCGGTACGTTGTCGCAAGGCGTACCGCGTCCGTTGGCGGCGAGCGGTTTCCCGACCGTCAACGGCGTGTTGAATCTGGCGGCGGTTCCGCCCTCGACGCTGGCCGCCATAGATTTGAAATTCCAGACCAGTTACAACCTGCAATACAACGTGGTGCTCGAAAAACAATTCGGCAACAACGTGATGAGCGTCGGTTATGTCGGCACGCGCGGTTACGATCTGGCGATGAATCTGCCTGACATCAATCGTGCGTTGCCGAGCGGTTCGGCGACGGCGAATCCGCGTCCGTTTGCGGCGACCGCGCCGCGCGTGACGACGATTGGCTATTTCACGGCGAGCGGCACTTCCACTTACCACGCGTTGCAACTGAGCTTCAATCGCCGTTTCGGCAAAGGGCTCAGCCTGACTTCGGGCTATAACTTCGGCAACAGCCACGACAACGTCACCGGCCTCGGCACCAGCACGGGCGGTTACGGCAACTTGATCGGGCCGCTGGCGGGCGCGATTGAGAACGTGAGGAAATATGACTGGGCCGTCAGCGATTTCAATGTGCGGCATCGTTTCTCGTTCGGCGCGAACTATGAACTGCCTTTCGGCAAATCGCTCAAAGGCGCGACAGGCGCGGTGTTGGGCGGTTGGCAAACCAATGGCAGCCTGACCTGGCAAACCGGCTTGCCGTTCACCGTCACCGATCAAACGGCGGTCAGCGGCATCATCGGCGGCGGCGGTGAACGTCCCAATCTGGTCAGCAGCAACATTCGCGTGTCGAACCCGACCGTCGGCACGGGCGGACAGTTCCTCGATGTGGCGGCCTTCGCTTTGCCGGCGGCTTTCACGCTGGGCAATGCGCCGCGCAACGTCGGTGTCGGCCCGCGCCAGAGCATCATCAATGCGTCGCTGTTCAAGACCTTCAAGCTGTATGAAGGCTGGAACCTGCAATTCCGCACGGAGGTGTTCAACCTGCCGAATCATCCGGTCTTCGGGCAACCGAATACGGCGTTCGGCAACGCAGCCTTCGGCAAGATCACGACGACGGCGGGCGTGTATGCGCCGCGCCAGATTCAGTTCGCGCTGAAGCTGTTGTTCTAA
- a CDS encoding 4-carboxy-4-hydroxy-2-oxoadipate aldolase/oxaloacetate decarboxylase: MKHVIVKNIQRAAAEIIATLGAQGVATIHEAQGRTGLLNPYMRPIYTAARVAGSAITVSCQPGDNLMIHAALEVCRSGDVLVVTTTSASTDGMFGELLATSCQARGIRGLVIEAGVRDVADLTALNFPVWSKAISAQGTVKATAGSVNVEVVCAGAIIHPGDVVVGDVDGVVVIKREQAAAVAQLGQKRLEKEAQSRARLKAGELGVDFYGLRAKLKELGVEYIEGEIQNG, encoded by the coding sequence ATGAAGCACGTCATCGTCAAAAACATTCAGCGCGCCGCCGCCGAAATCATCGCGACGCTGGGCGCGCAAGGCGTCGCCACCATTCACGAAGCGCAAGGCCGCACAGGCTTGCTCAATCCGTACATGCGCCCCATCTACACCGCGGCGCGTGTTGCAGGTTCTGCTATCACAGTTTCATGCCAGCCCGGCGACAACCTGATGATTCACGCGGCGCTTGAAGTTTGTCGGTCCGGCGATGTGCTGGTGGTGACCACGACCTCGGCATCCACCGACGGCATGTTCGGTGAACTGCTGGCGACTTCGTGTCAGGCGCGCGGCATTCGCGGCTTGGTGATCGAGGCGGGCGTGCGCGATGTGGCTGACCTGACCGCGCTAAATTTCCCGGTTTGGTCAAAAGCGATTTCGGCGCAAGGCACGGTCAAGGCGACAGCGGGTTCGGTAAACGTCGAAGTCGTGTGCGCGGGCGCCATCATCCATCCGGGCGATGTCGTTGTCGGCGATGTTGACGGCGTGGTTGTGATCAAACGCGAACAGGCCGCCGCTGTCGCGCAACTTGGGCAAAAGCGTTTGGAAAAAGAAGCGCAATCCCGCGCGCGCCTCAAAGCCGGCGAGCTCGGGGTGGATTTTTACGGCTTGCGCGCGAAGCTGAAAGAGCTGGGCGTCGAATACATTGAAGGAGAAATTCAAAATGGGTGA
- a CDS encoding PIG-L family deacetylase: protein MSWEQERLLVVSAHAADFVWRAGGALALYASRGARVRVLCLSYGERGESQGLWKKEGMTLERVKEIRHTEAVRAAETLGAEIRCFNAGDYPLGVTPQLTEELVQEFRGFQPTCVLTHTPVDPYNGDHVETSKLTLNARVYAQAMGYPSEHKHLGAPPVFYFEPHQTEMCEFKPDVILDITPVFETKVKAMHCMDAQVHLWNYYTDVAKRRGTQGGRNSGNPAIVYAEAFQRVYPQVTLEPLA, encoded by the coding sequence ATGAGTTGGGAGCAAGAACGTTTGCTGGTGGTCAGCGCGCACGCGGCTGATTTTGTCTGGCGCGCGGGCGGCGCGCTGGCGCTGTATGCCTCACGCGGGGCGCGGGTGCGCGTGTTGTGTTTGTCTTACGGCGAGCGCGGCGAGTCGCAAGGGCTGTGGAAGAAAGAAGGCATGACGCTCGAGCGCGTCAAAGAGATTCGTCACACCGAAGCGGTGCGCGCCGCTGAAACGTTGGGCGCGGAGATTCGCTGTTTCAATGCGGGCGATTATCCGCTGGGCGTGACGCCGCAATTGACCGAAGAACTGGTGCAGGAATTTCGCGGCTTTCAGCCGACCTGCGTGCTGACGCACACGCCGGTTGACCCGTACAACGGCGACCACGTCGAGACTTCCAAACTCACGCTGAATGCGCGCGTTTATGCCCAGGCCATGGGCTATCCGAGCGAACACAAACACCTGGGCGCGCCGCCGGTGTTTTATTTCGAGCCGCATCAGACTGAGATGTGCGAGTTCAAGCCCGATGTGATTCTGGACATCACGCCCGTGTTTGAAACGAAGGTCAAAGCGATGCATTGCATGGATGCGCAGGTGCATCTCTGGAATTACTACACCGACGTGGCGAAGCGGCGCGGCACACAGGGCGGGCGCAATTCGGGCAATCCCGCGATTGTCTATGCCGAAGCCTTTCAGCGCGTTTATCCGCAAGTCACGCTGGAGCCGCTCGCATGA
- a CDS encoding cytosolic protein yields MSEHANDAVTPVTEAAWEALQGAYDLQIHVAPDVIERRIDDVDLAKEFRARGLNGFVLKSHYIPTAERAQVVTKCVPGIEAYGAIALNHSIGGLNPVAVEIAGRSGNKIVWFPTVDAANETAGRLDGPNVKLPFWAKIQREIAAAGITRPPITVLDAAGKINEDTRQCLELIAKHDMILATGHLGRHEIFPLVKEARALGVKRIIVTHAEFPSQNLSGAEQSDLADLGAIIEHCFTTYHTNKAPWEAVFANIRATGVERSMLATDLGQKTNPPVAEGFAMFAQKLLDAGFTVAEIHLMAAALPAGLIH; encoded by the coding sequence ATGAGCGAACATGCGAATGACGCAGTCACGCCGGTGACCGAGGCGGCCTGGGAAGCTTTGCAAGGCGCGTATGACTTGCAAATCCATGTCGCGCCCGATGTGATTGAACGACGCATTGACGACGTAGACCTGGCCAAAGAATTTCGCGCGCGCGGCCTGAACGGCTTCGTGTTGAAATCGCATTACATCCCGACCGCCGAACGCGCGCAGGTCGTGACCAAATGCGTGCCGGGCATCGAGGCCTACGGGGCCATCGCGCTCAACCACAGCATTGGCGGGCTGAATCCCGTGGCCGTTGAAATCGCCGGACGCTCGGGCAACAAGATCGTCTGGTTTCCCACGGTGGACGCGGCGAACGAAACGGCGGGACGGCTCGACGGCCCCAACGTCAAGCTGCCGTTCTGGGCGAAGATTCAACGCGAGATCGCGGCGGCGGGCATTACGCGCCCGCCCATAACTGTGTTGGACGCGGCTGGCAAAATCAATGAGGACACCCGCCAATGTCTGGAACTGATCGCCAAGCACGATATGATTTTGGCGACGGGGCATCTGGGGCGGCATGAAATCTTTCCGCTAGTGAAAGAAGCGCGCGCCCTTGGCGTCAAGCGCATCATCGTCACGCACGCCGAATTCCCTTCGCAAAATTTGAGCGGCGCGGAACAGTCCGACCTCGCCGATTTGGGCGCGATCATCGAGCACTGCTTCACCACATATCACACCAACAAAGCGCCGTGGGAGGCGGTCTTCGCCAACATTCGCGCGACGGGCGTCGAGCGTTCGATGCTGGCGACCGATTTGGGGCAGAAGACCAATCCGCCCGTGGCCGAGGGCTTTGCGATGTTTGCGCAAAAGTTGCTGGATGCGGGTTTCACTGTAGCGGAAATTCATTTGATGGCGGCGGCGCTGCCCGCTGGCCTGATTCACTAA
- a CDS encoding GntR family transcriptional regulator: protein MQQTTTTASLSAEAYLILRERILRGELPIGQVVSRRQVAAELGMSMVPVSEALQRLELEGLLESRPRAGTRVKIPTEDEVRGHYVVREALEVQAAKLFATVATPLERAELQRLAARVDALSTKAGNDRFLYLTCHEKLHRRIAEGAHCQPLCAAIEKNQVLASTWLCVPRPKTAAEPPRRHQDLIATLNNESPKAAAEAMRKHIQNALKNTLSRLEDYFQVREAKGTAFARSPKKPA, encoded by the coding sequence ATGCAGCAAACAACAACCACTGCCAGTCTATCTGCCGAAGCGTATTTGATTTTGCGCGAAAGGATTTTGCGCGGCGAGTTGCCGATCGGTCAGGTCGTCTCGCGCCGCCAGGTCGCGGCGGAACTGGGGATGAGCATGGTGCCTGTGTCAGAAGCTCTCCAGCGGCTAGAACTTGAAGGCTTGCTCGAAAGCCGCCCGCGCGCCGGTACGCGCGTGAAGATTCCGACCGAGGATGAAGTGCGCGGGCATTACGTCGTGCGCGAGGCCTTGGAAGTACAGGCCGCCAAACTTTTCGCCACGGTCGCCACGCCCTTGGAACGCGCCGAGTTGCAACGGCTGGCCGCCCGCGTGGACGCCCTTTCGACCAAAGCGGGGAACGACCGTTTTCTCTATCTGACATGTCACGAAAAGTTGCATCGTCGCATCGCCGAGGGCGCGCATTGCCAACCGCTCTGCGCGGCGATTGAGAAAAACCAGGTACTGGCTTCGACCTGGCTCTGCGTGCCGCGCCCCAAAACGGCGGCAGAACCGCCGCGCCGCCATCAAGACCTCATCGCAACCTTGAACAATGAAAGTCCGAAAGCCGCGGCGGAAGCGATGCGCAAGCATATTCAGAATGCGTTGAAAAATACCTTGAGCCGCCTGGAAGACTATTTTCAAGTGCGCGAAGCCAAGGGGACAGCCTTTGCCAGAAGCCCGAAGAAGCCCGCCTAA
- a CDS encoding pyrroloquinoline quinone-dependent dehydrogenase: protein MQRSEHWRSRLSMVLSVMLAGAALVAAQSKTSQAKPEEWPAYGGDNRAAKYSPLAQINAANVNKLRIAWRWESPDGAILKRDSSLQPGEFQVTPLMVGGVLYTSTAMSQVAAIDAATGKTLWVHDPEAWRVKWPTIKGFQTRGVAYWRAGQDERIFFATGDSRLLALDAKTGKPLAQFGENGAVDLRTVGLARAVKGSADLYSCTSPPLVVRDVVIVGSYIKDRSTTRAMPPGDVRGFDARTGKLLWTFHTVPQAGEFGVETWLNDSWQYTGNANVWAPMSADDELGYVYLPVSTPTNNFYGGERPGNGLFGESLVCLDAKTGKRIWHYQLVHHGIWDYDLPAAPNLLDLKVNGRRLKAVAQVTKHGLLFVFDRVTGKPVWPIEERPVPQSKLPTEKTAATQPFQTKLPAFERQGATADDLIDYTPELRAEALETFRKFESGPLFTPIADKPTIMMPGVVGGANWGGAAVDPETGWLYVPSITHPTPLTLGKRKRESDFEYELTSGDVPLVGPRGLPLVKPPYGRITAYNLNKGAIIWMTPNGDGARQQVNEKLRAMGVANMDVGPLGTVGRAGPLLTKTLLFVGEGPHDPRAQPLFRAFDKATGKVVWEFKLAAHVMGVPMTYQVGGKQYIVVACGYREWPHELIALSLP, encoded by the coding sequence ATGCAACGTTCAGAACATTGGCGAAGCAGATTGAGTATGGTGCTGAGCGTGATGCTAGCGGGTGCGGCGTTGGTCGCGGCGCAATCCAAAACCAGCCAAGCCAAGCCCGAAGAATGGCCCGCGTATGGCGGCGACAACCGTGCCGCCAAGTATTCACCGCTGGCCCAAATCAATGCCGCGAACGTCAACAAGCTGCGCATCGCGTGGCGTTGGGAATCGCCCGACGGCGCAATCCTCAAACGCGACAGCTCCTTGCAACCCGGCGAATTTCAAGTCACGCCGCTGATGGTCGGCGGCGTGCTTTACACCAGTACCGCGATGTCGCAGGTCGCGGCCATTGACGCAGCGACGGGCAAGACGCTGTGGGTGCATGATCCTGAAGCGTGGCGCGTGAAATGGCCGACGATCAAAGGCTTTCAGACGCGCGGCGTGGCGTATTGGCGCGCCGGGCAGGACGAACGGATTTTCTTTGCCACTGGTGACAGCCGCTTGCTGGCGCTTGACGCCAAGACCGGCAAGCCGCTCGCGCAGTTTGGCGAGAACGGCGCAGTTGATCTGCGCACGGTGGGGCTGGCGCGCGCCGTCAAAGGTTCGGCGGATTTGTATAGCTGCACTTCGCCGCCGCTGGTGGTGCGCGATGTCGTCATCGTCGGCAGCTACATCAAAGACCGCAGCACGACGCGCGCGATGCCGCCGGGCGATGTGCGTGGCTTCGATGCGCGCACGGGCAAGCTGCTCTGGACGTTTCACACCGTGCCGCAGGCGGGCGAATTCGGCGTCGAAACCTGGCTCAACGATTCGTGGCAGTACACGGGCAATGCCAACGTCTGGGCGCCGATGAGCGCCGATGATGAACTCGGTTATGTCTATCTGCCCGTCAGCACGCCGACCAATAATTTTTATGGCGGCGAACGTCCGGGCAATGGGTTGTTTGGCGAAAGCCTGGTGTGCCTCGACGCCAAAACGGGCAAACGCATCTGGCATTATCAACTGGTGCATCACGGCATCTGGGATTACGACTTGCCTGCCGCGCCGAATTTGCTCGACCTCAAAGTTAATGGCCGCCGCCTGAAGGCCGTCGCGCAAGTCACGAAACACGGCTTGCTTTTCGTCTTTGATCGCGTCACCGGCAAACCCGTCTGGCCGATTGAAGAGCGTCCGGTACCGCAATCGAAATTGCCGACCGAAAAGACTGCGGCGACCCAGCCCTTTCAAACCAAACTGCCAGCCTTCGAGCGACAAGGCGCGACCGCAGACGATTTGATTGACTACACGCCTGAATTGCGCGCCGAGGCGTTGGAGACCTTCAGGAAGTTTGAGTCCGGGCCACTCTTCACGCCGATTGCCGACAAGCCCACGATCATGATGCCCGGCGTCGTCGGGGGTGCGAATTGGGGCGGAGCAGCCGTAGACCCGGAAACGGGCTGGCTTTACGTGCCTTCGATCACGCACCCGACGCCGCTGACGCTGGGCAAACGAAAGCGCGAATCTGATTTCGAATATGAGCTGACCAGCGGCGATGTGCCACTCGTAGGGCCGCGCGGGTTGCCGCTGGTCAAACCGCCCTATGGACGCATCACGGCGTATAACCTGAACAAAGGCGCTATCATCTGGATGACGCCCAACGGCGATGGGGCGCGGCAACAAGTGAACGAGAAGTTGCGCGCGATGGGAGTGGCGAATATGGATGTCGGCCCGCTCGGCACGGTTGGCAGAGCCGGGCCGCTGTTGACCAAGACCTTGCTCTTTGTCGGCGAAGGGCCGCACGACCCGCGCGCGCAACCTCTCTTCCGCGCCTTTGATAAAGCCACTGGCAAAGTGGTCTGGGAATTCAAACTGGCCGCGCACGTGATGGGCGTGCCGATGACGTATCAAGTGGGCGGGAAGCAATACATTGTCGTCGCCTGCGGTTACCGCGAATGGCCGCACGAACTAATCGCGTTAAGCCTGCCTTGA
- a CDS encoding beta-lactamase family protein, with translation MKRKVNDNPLQPARRALLGLAGGALGFHLLPAKLRAQTSSAITANPKLAEPKQTLPRTVALLEKLQQDKVQIGSQLYLSRHGQPLADFALGQSRADVPMATDTMMIWFSSTKAITAVAVAQQWERSKFELDDPVAKYIPEFGNRGKEAITIRHVLTHRGGFRLADGGNQSLGRSMADNLKQIYQAELEAGWVPGKKAGYHPTSGWFILGELVQRVSGKKFSDYVREEIFLPLGMNDCWIGMPVERFKAYGNRIGWMHATPRGAEMRATPVPNGEAFNTDCSPGAGGRGPMRELGRFYEMLLKRGTLNGKRILSPQTVEAITARHRTGMLDQTFNIVIDWGLGFIVDAFLYGNHCSPRAFGHAGAQSSVGFCDPEYGLVAAYVLNGMPGSLPHNQRMLDLANAIYFDLGLAKEGEPGKPRELPKAG, from the coding sequence ATGAAGCGCAAAGTTAATGACAATCCCTTGCAGCCAGCGCGTCGTGCGCTGCTCGGACTGGCGGGCGGGGCGCTGGGCTTCCATTTGTTGCCTGCTAAGTTGCGGGCGCAAACATCATCAGCTATCACCGCGAACCCCAAGCTAGCGGAACCCAAACAAACGTTGCCGCGCACGGTCGCCCTGCTCGAAAAATTGCAGCAGGACAAAGTGCAAATCGGCAGCCAGCTTTATCTCTCGCGGCACGGCCAACCGCTGGCCGATTTTGCGCTGGGGCAGTCGCGCGCCGATGTGCCGATGGCGACGGACACGATGATGATCTGGTTTTCTTCAACCAAAGCCATCACCGCCGTCGCCGTCGCGCAGCAATGGGAGCGCAGCAAATTCGAGTTGGATGATCCCGTCGCCAAATACATTCCCGAATTCGGCAATCGCGGCAAAGAAGCCATCACGATTCGCCATGTCCTGACGCATCGCGGTGGCTTTCGGCTGGCCGATGGCGGCAATCAATCGTTGGGGCGCTCGATGGCCGACAACCTGAAGCAGATTTATCAGGCCGAACTCGAAGCGGGCTGGGTGCCGGGCAAAAAGGCTGGCTACCACCCGACGTCGGGCTGGTTCATCTTGGGCGAATTGGTGCAGCGCGTGAGCGGCAAGAAGTTTTCGGATTACGTGCGCGAAGAGATTTTTCTGCCGCTTGGCATGAACGATTGCTGGATCGGCATGCCCGTCGAACGTTTCAAAGCGTATGGCAACCGCATCGGCTGGATGCACGCCACGCCACGCGGTGCGGAAATGCGTGCGACGCCGGTTCCCAACGGCGAGGCCTTTAACACTGATTGCAGCCCCGGCGCGGGCGGACGCGGCCCGATGCGCGAGTTGGGGCGCTTTTACGAAATGCTGCTCAAGCGCGGCACGCTCAATGGCAAGCGCATTCTGTCGCCGCAAACGGTCGAAGCCATCACTGCGCGTCACCGCACCGGCATGCTCGATCAAACCTTCAACATCGTGATTGACTGGGGGCTGGGTTTCATCGTGGATGCCTTTCTGTACGGCAATCATTGCTCGCCGCGCGCGTTCGGCCACGCAGGCGCGCAATCCTCGGTGGGCTTCTGCGATCCTGAATACGGCTTGGTCGCGGCGTATGTCTTGAATGGCATGCCAGGTTCGCTGCCGCATAATCAACGGATGCTCGACCTCGCCAATGCGATCTATTTCGATTTGGGGTTGGCGAAAGAAGGCGAGCCGGGCAAGCCGCGCGAATTGCCGAAAGCGGGATAA